The nucleotide sequence AGAACAGCTTTCCACGCATCACCGTCAGTAAAGGGAGAAAGCTCACGCATGGGAGCAAACTCGTCTGCATCCAGATGCGCGATCTCGTCACGATCCTCCGGCTCCAGCCCAACAATTTCATCAAACGACTTCCACGCGTCCTCAACACCACCATCAAGGGAGCGGAGTTCCGTAAACTGCCGTTCACGAAGAGCAGCTAAAAGCAGTGCCCCCTGAGCCTGCCGCGCAGCCTGTGCTTCCTCGTCTTCGCCAGCAGGGGTCGCCGTGCCATTCTCCATGCGCAAAAGCTCGCTCATAATATCCATTGAGCTGCCCTTGTATCCACCATCATTTTGAGGTGTAGCAGCCTGAGCACGCAGGAGGCCTCTATCCCCAAGCATTTCTGCGTAGGCTGTCGTCTGGCTCAGCCATGCTTCGGCTTCTGGCGCCGACATGGGGAGCGCATCCGGGACATACTGAACCGCTTCTGGCAGCGCAGAAAGTCCGGGATTGAAATATTTCACGCATGAATTCTGCGCGTCAGCATCTTTTGCACACAGCTCAGGAAAGGCAATAACAGCGTGTATTCCACTCATTCTTTCTCACTCACTCTTTTGACGACAAGTCGGTTTTTGCCCGTGGGGGCAACAAAAAGCGCTGGCATCGTCCTTCACAGACAGGAAATTCATCAAGACAGAGAAAGCCAAAGGCCTTTGCGCACACAAATTCACCAAAACTTTCCCGTGCCTCATACTGCGGACACTGGCTTGCCAAATCAGACATTTTTTCCAGACGAACAGCCCAGATGCGGCTTGACTGCGCTTCATCAAGGTGAAAGGCCTCTGCCCTATCAAGAAATTCATCGTATGCTTCTTCCCACTGACGCAGGACACGGCAACGAAAACGTTCCTGATAACCGGGGTTCAGCATCTCATCATACAGACACCGTCCTTTCCGGAAATAGAAACAGCACGAACCGGGGAGTCTTTTGACCTTGGATGATGAGTTCACAAAAATCTCCTGGGCTAAAAAACAGAGAATTTTCTCCACACTCAGTTTGCTGTCTTTGTTAAAAATCTTTCAGGATTTCCCAAATTTTTCAAGGCATTTTCCCAGTATCCACACTCCCTGCGATATCTTGACCTCAAAAGTAGCCACGTGTATAGGCAAGAACATCATCAATACGGAGGCATGCTCATGATTGGCGGATTAGGAATCTGGGAACTTCTTATCATTCTTCTCATCGTTCTGGTTATCTTTGGTGCCAAAAAGCTGCCTGAAATTGGCGGCGGTATTGGTCAGGCTATTCAAAATTTTAAGAAAGCCACTACCGAACCCAGTGAAATCGATGTAACCCCCAAGGGTGAAAAAAAAGAAGAATCCAAGGACAAAGACTAGTTCTTCATTCCGGGAATTTTTCTATGGCAGCCCCAGCAATTTCATCCTGAAATTGCTGGGGCTGCTTTTTTGTCACTTCGATGAGTCACCCTCTGCCTCGGCATCATGCTCAGGGAACATGGCCAGACCACGCAAGGTGTAATGGATTGCCGTGACCACAGTCAGAACGCACACTGCCCCGACAAGAATGTCCACCAGCATCGGCAAACTCAGCCAGTGCATTTCTTCCAGCATGACCACAACAATCAGTGAAATCTGACAGCTTGTATTCAGCTTGCTCATCCACGAGGGGCGAATCTTCACCTTGACGTCAACGCCCCAAAACGACAGGGCACTCAAGCCGCCAACGATGATGACATCGCGACTAATAACGAGAATAACTAACCACGACGGGACCCACCCCGAAATACCCAAACACAGGAAAGCCGAGGCCACAAGGGCCTTGTCTGCAAGGGGGTCAAGCATCGCCCCCAGTCGGGTCCTCTGGTGAAGGACTCGGGCCAAAAAGCCATCTGCGGCATCTGTTATTCCCGCAACAAGGAACAATCCCCACGCCAGTTCAGTCTTGCCGTCCACATAGGAAATAACAAAACAGGGCGTCAGAAGTATCCTCGCAATCGTGAGGATATTGGGAATGGTCCAGTTATTCTCATTGAGCTGCATAGCATTCCCCTCGTGCTAAAAGAAAACATGGGCGCCTACCAACGGTAGACGCCCATGTATTGTGCTATTTTCTATGGAAGAACTTCAAAATTGTATCGTAGCCCCCTTGGAGCGAGATACGCATCCAACTTTCGACTCAACGCTTCGCGATCAAGAGTTTTGACTCGCCATGTTGCGACGAGTCCATCCGGCAGCATATCCACATGTGCGAGAACAGCGCTATCAAGTTCCTGTTCCCACGAGGACAGCACCTGCTGAAAAGCCTTGGGTCCATCCGGCGCGTACCAGCCGCTAATCACCAGAGAGACGCCAGAAACCATACTGGCGCCAGCCTCCGGACGAGTAAAGAAGCCTGCCCACGCGTTAACCCAAACCTTTGACAAATCCTTGCCAAGCTCTGACCACTCACGGCCATCATGCGACATCCGGGCGCTCCAGACACCGCCTTCTTCCTTGCTCAGCGTCATCACCGGGCTAGCGCCACTGCGCACCCGAACGCCCGTCAGCTCCTGGAGCTGTCCAAGCTGGTCCCATGCGTCATAGGAATCTCCAACCAGTTCGAGCGTAAAGGGCTGCTGCTCGTTCACGGTGTAGTACACACCAAGCCGCTTCAGCAGCTTTTTCAGTGCAGAACGATTCACATTGACATCGAGTTTCAGGGTTTTGATGCTTTGTCCCTGCTCATCCTGAATGGACTCAATGCCCAGTTCAGAATAGCCGACAACAGCACCACTGGCCCGTGCGTCAAGCTGCTCCCGCAGAAGTACGGCCCGTGCTTCCGAAAGCGTTCCCGGCAGCAAAGCCACAGCTTCATCAAAAATTGCCTGCGAAAACCCAGATTTCAGGGCATCCGCTTTTGTCCGTATTGTGGAATCCTCCAAGTCAGGCTGCCATGTCACGGAAACTTCCCGCGCCATTGCTGACTCCACGCTCAGGCACAACACACACAGCAGAGCTGCCGCCAGAGTCGTCAGGATTGTTTTATGAAGAAATTGCATCATGCTTGTCGCTTACACTCTTTAGCGATGAATTGGAAGGAGTGTCACAGGGTGAAACACGAAGCATCTAGTCAAGAAGCACCAGCACCCGGCACTGCGCAAGGCACATCCCATCCCCAAGCTGCTCCCGAATTTCGTTGGCGTTGTCCGTAGCAATAACGACATCCGTTCCCAGTTTCCCCGCAGGGCGCAATGCCCGAACATACAGCGGCCGCCCACCGACCCGCTCGTCAACGCAACCAGAGTCGAGACAGCGTACATAACTTACCAGACCACGCTGAATGGCGAGGTCTTTTCCAACTGTTGGCGGTCCATACAGCAGGTTCCCCTCTTCGTCCCGGCAACACAGGCTCATGGCGGGTTTGAGATCAATACCCCGGGCGTCAATAATCAGTCCGGTAATTCCACAATCATCAGCAGACGACGTTGCCTTGTGCTGCGGCATCTGTATCCCAAAATCAGACTCATGCGCCCAAAAAATATCCGAAAGACGCCCGCGCAGATTCATGCGCACCGTCACCTCGGCCGAGCCATCTGGCAAAAGCACCGCCCCACGTATTGAAGAATTTTGCAAACACCCACGCATCAGGTTCTGCGTGCTTTCACTGGACCCCAAAAAGTTTTCGACAGTTGCGTCAGACCGCACAGGAACGTGCCGAAGCAAATTCAGCATATTTCGCCGGGCCGAAATAGTCGCCGCCCGCCGCGCAATATTCCACGCCCGGTCAGGATTTGGAATATACTCTGGCGGTGTCCCTGTTCCTGTTGCAATGAGTTCACCAGTTTCCCAGTCTATGACGCCGTAATCAAACAACTGCAAAAAAGCACCTGAAACCGCATCGGTGTCGCCGCAATCAAAGGCAACGGGTTTCAGGCTATCAAGGGAAAGAATCGTCGCCTCTGCACCGGGAGCCGAAGTGCAGGATGCCGGGACCTCTTCCGTGCTGACCGTCTCTTCTGGAGCCTCTGCCACAGTGACAGGGCTTGCCCAGCCGAGGGAAACGCAAAGCACAGCAGATCCCACAAGCGACATGACGCAGGCAAAAAATTTCATCACAGCCTCCGGGTTACGACATGAAAGTACCCAGCAGAAAAAAGAGCACACTATTGAGTACCCTGAGAGGGGGCCAAGCGCAAGCCCTGCTGCGGGAATCGCTCCCTCCTCTCGCAAGCAGCCGAAGCTTCCGCACTTTCTCCCCGAGTCTTTTTCTCCCGTTCAAATCCGCAACGAATGAATCAGAATCACCCCACTGTCTTGCCCCACCCTTCGCACTCTGCTATTCCTTTGTGGACCCAAGATATTATGTGCGTCAGCCTCCGTGCTTTCGCCTCTTCATACGCGTTAAACCGGACACCGGGAGTCACTATGCTTCTTTATCTCATGCAGCATGGGCTGGCCTTGCCCAAAGAGGCCGCCCCAGAAGAACCCCTTAGCCCTATGGGGCGTGAACTCGTCACCAAGGCTGGTCAGATGGCCCGCCGTCTTGACATCGGATTTGACGCTATTGCGTGCAGTCCCAAACTGCGCGCCCGCCAAACCGCAGAAATCATGGCCAAAGAAACGGGTTTCCCCGTTGAAGACATTGCAAGCACTCCACTGCTTAAAGCCATGAATCCGGCAGTGCAGACCGTAGACTTTTTGAATGGCCTGAACGGTGCGCAGTCTGTGCTCGTGGCCGGACACATGCCAAACCTCGCCAAACTTGCCACACTCATCATCACAGGCGACGACCGGCCCAAAATTGAAATCCAAAACGCAGGACTTCTGTGCATTGAATGCTCAGGTCACAAATTCCGAAACGGCACGCTCAAATTCAGCATTAACAGCCGTCACTTTGCCCTGATGCGCTAGCACATCGCCAATACCGCAGACACAAAAAAAGACGGACCGCAACGCAGCCCGTCTTTTTTTGTGTGTTTTTTAGCCTTAGCGTCCAAAAAACGCTCGCGCCTGATCTATCATGTCCTGATGCAGATGAGGCCGATACCAGTGTATCTCTTTGTCTGCCCGGAACCACGTCAGCTGGCGCTTGGCATAGGCCCGGGTATTCTTCTGCCACAAATACAGCGCGTCTTCATATTTCAGACGCCCCTGCAAATATGCCAAAAGCTCGGCACAGCCAATCCCACTCCAGCCCGGAGCCTTGGGGTCCGCATTCTTTTCCATTGCGGACTCAGCCTCCTGCATGGCTCCAGCCTCAAGCATCACGTCAATGCGCTTGTTCAAATACGGCGTCAGCTCTGGAAGTGGCAGCCCCACCCCCTGCTTGAGCACCTGAAAATCTCGTTCTTCCACTGTTTCAGTCTGCCAGACAGACAGCGGCTTGCCTGTCCCCCGCGCAACCTCAATGCCTCGCATAATGCGCTGGCGGTCATTTGGATGTAGGCGGTCAGCAAGCACAGGGTCCAGCTTCTCCAAATCCTTGTGCAAAGCATTTGGGCCGCGACGCTCGCAATCCTCCTGTACATCCCGACGAATGTCTTCAGGGATTGCAGGAATGTCTGCCAAGGGTCTTAGCACCGAGCGCATATACAGCCCCGTACCGCCAACCAGAATAGGGAGCTTCCCGCGGGACGCAACCTCTTCGATGGTTTTAAGCGCCAGTTCTGTATAGGCCGCAGCACTCATCTTCTCCTCTGTCGGCAAAAAGCCATACAGGAGATGAGGGCATCCAGCCCGTTCTTCTTCGCTCGGCTGAGCTGTAATCACAGGGAAATCCCGGTAGACCTGCCGGGAATCAAAATTAATAACCTCGCCATCAAGGGCCTGAGCAAGAGAAATAGCCGCACTCGTTTTTCCGGCACCTGTCGGACCGGGAATACATAAAAGCTGCGTCGTCATACTAGTCCAGCTCGCCCCGTTCTTTCAGCTCCGCAAACTTGGCGTACACACGAGGCATAATAAGATTCGGAATAAGCCCCTGCACGTTTCCATCAAGAGACGCCACAGAACGAATAATGGACGAACTAATGTACATCCATTTGTAGTCAGTCATCAAAAAGACAGTCTGAACCGGACGGGCAAGGTGCCTGTTCATCAGTGCCATCTGGAACTCATACTCAAAGTCACTCACCGCGCGCAGGCCACGCAGAATAACCGAAGCACCACGCTTGAGTGCATAATTCACCAAAAGGCCAGAGAAGCCTTCCACCATTACCCGGGGGCTATCCGCAAAAACTTCACGCGCCATTTCCACGCGCTCGTCAAAGCTAAACAGGGAGTTCTTTCCTGTATCCTGGGCAACAGCAACAACGACCTTATCAAAAATAGTCAGGCCGCGTTTCACAAGGCTTACATGACCGTTCGTCAGCGGATCAAAGGTGCCCGGATAAACGGCTATGACTTCGCGCTTTTTCTCTTCTTCCATACAATAATCCTTGTCTGCCCATACAGTTTGTCGGTCAGGGTTTCCAAAAACGGACTCACTGCGTCCGCGTCAAGTTCCAGCCCGGATTCCACTTCTGCCAAAACAAAGGCATCTTCGGCAATCCAGCCATTGGCAATGGCCTTGACCAAAGCGGGTTCCAGCAGGTCCTTTCCATATGGAGGATCAATAAAGACCAGGGAAAAGGGCTTGTCGGGGACCGTGTTCAGGACTTTGAACAAGTCCTTGGCCACAACCCGCACACGAGAGCCTCTCAGCCCAAGCGATTTGCCATTCTCTGAGATACAGGCCGCAGCCTTGCGGTTCTTTTCCATGAGCACGCCCCGGACTGCTCCACGAGACAGAGCCTCAAACGTCAGGCTCCCGCTTCCCGCAAACAAATCCAGAACATGAGTCTCTTCCCAGTCAATACCGCGAGCTTCGAGCATTGAAAAAATAGCACCACGCACTTTTGCGGTAGCCGGGCGATAGCCCGGCCCCTCAACAGAGCGAATGGTGCGACCACCAAACTCGCCACTTATTATTCGCATTCCTTACACTTCCGAAATAAAATCTTCTAATTCGCGATGGATGGCATCAAGCCGGTCCCGCAGCTCGGTCTGGTCTTCCCACGACCGGCCCTTCATCTGCTTTTTCAGGTCTTCCATCTTCTGCACAAGGGCATTTGTCCGGCCAAGCATATCCTGCCAGTCAACCGCAGGCTTCGCCTTGTCTGCTTCGCGAGACAGAGCCATAGGCTCGTCTGCTTCCATCGTGCAGATATCCAAATAGCCCGGTATATGAACCTCAAGCCCAAACTTCTTGCGAATGAGATCTGCAAGAGTTTCCTGGGCAGAATTTTCACCATGAACAAGAAAGACCTTCATGGTACGGGTACGAAAATGCTCAAGCCATTCCATAATCTGGCTCTGGCCAGCATGTGCAGAGAATCCACCAATGGTGAAAATCTTTGCCCGCACAGCAATTTCGTCGCCGAGGATACGAATTCTTTTCGCGCCGTCAACGATTTTGCGGCCAGGAGTTCCTTTTCCCTGATATCCAACGAAGACAACACTCGCTCCTGGCTTCCACAAATTGTGGCGCAGGTGGTGCTTGATGCGGCCTGCGTTACACATGCCACTGGCCGAAATCACAATGCCCGGCCCCTTGCTGGCGTTAATTGCCGTTGATTCCTCACGGCCAAGAGTAAAATGTAAATTCGGAGTGCTCAGCGGGTCTTCTCCCGCGTCCACAATCTTGAGCGCCTCGTTATCATAATATTCAGGATGATTTCGGAAGACTTCCGTTGCCCGAATAGCCATTGGACTATCCACATACACAGGCATCCCCTGTGGCAGCCGCCCTTCCTTATTCAGAATATGCAGTGTGTACAGCACTTCCTGCGTCCGCTCCACGGCAAAAGCTGGGATAATAACCTTTTCCCCGTGGCTGTAGCTCCAGTCGATGGCTTCGGCCAGTTCGTCACGGCTCAGCTGCTCGTCTTTATGATTTCGGTCACCATATGTCGACTCAAGGAACAGATAATCAGCATCTTGAATAATCGACGGGTCACGAACAATGAGCTGATCCGGCCGTCCAAGGTCACCAGAGAATACAACCTTGAACTCCTTGCCATCTTCCTTGACGCACAGCTCAATAAACGCAGAGCCGAGGATATGCCCAGCATCCCGGTAGCAGACAGACAACTCTGGAAACGGCTCAAAAGGCGCACCATATTCGACAGACGTCAAAAGCTCCAGAGTCCGCTCGACATCGTCCATTGTATAGAGCGGATCAATGCGCCCCTTGCCCCGCCGACTGCGCTTGCGGCTTTTCCATTCAGCTTCCATCTCCTGAATATGTGCGC is from Desulfobaculum bizertense DSM 18034 and encodes:
- the miaA gene encoding tRNA (adenosine(37)-N6)-dimethylallyltransferase MiaA, which codes for MTTQLLCIPGPTGAGKTSAAISLAQALDGEVINFDSRQVYRDFPVITAQPSEEERAGCPHLLYGFLPTEEKMSAAAYTELALKTIEEVASRGKLPILVGGTGLYMRSVLRPLADIPAIPEDIRRDVQEDCERRGPNALHKDLEKLDPVLADRLHPNDRQRIMRGIEVARGTGKPLSVWQTETVEERDFQVLKQGVGLPLPELTPYLNKRIDVMLEAGAMQEAESAMEKNADPKAPGWSGIGCAELLAYLQGRLKYEDALYLWQKNTRAYAKRQLTWFRADKEIHWYRPHLHQDMIDQARAFFGR
- the tatA gene encoding twin-arginine translocase TatA/TatE family subunit, giving the protein MIGGLGIWELLIILLIVLVIFGAKKLPEIGGGIGQAIQNFKKATTEPSEIDVTPKGEKKEESKDKD
- a CDS encoding CDP-alcohol phosphatidyltransferase family protein, with translation MQLNENNWTIPNILTIARILLTPCFVISYVDGKTELAWGLFLVAGITDAADGFLARVLHQRTRLGAMLDPLADKALVASAFLCLGISGWVPSWLVILVISRDVIIVGGLSALSFWGVDVKVKIRPSWMSKLNTSCQISLIVVVMLEEMHWLSLPMLVDILVGAVCVLTVVTAIHYTLRGLAMFPEHDAEAEGDSSK
- a CDS encoding SixA phosphatase family protein, whose amino-acid sequence is MLLYLMQHGLALPKEAAPEEPLSPMGRELVTKAGQMARRLDIGFDAIACSPKLRARQTAEIMAKETGFPVEDIASTPLLKAMNPAVQTVDFLNGLNGAQSVLVAGHMPNLAKLATLIITGDDRPKIEIQNAGLLCIECSGHKFRNGTLKFSINSRHFALMR
- the rsmD gene encoding 16S rRNA (guanine(966)-N(2))-methyltransferase RsmD, producing the protein MRIISGEFGGRTIRSVEGPGYRPATAKVRGAIFSMLEARGIDWEETHVLDLFAGSGSLTFEALSRGAVRGVLMEKNRKAAACISENGKSLGLRGSRVRVVAKDLFKVLNTVPDKPFSLVFIDPPYGKDLLEPALVKAIANGWIAEDAFVLAEVESGLELDADAVSPFLETLTDKLYGQTRIIVWKKRKSAKS
- a CDS encoding MBL fold metallo-hydrolase RNA specificity domain-containing protein — translated: MKIQFLGAAQTVTGSCYMMETGTHRFAVDCGMHQGNREIERRNFGSLKYRPQNVDFFLITHAHIDHSGLLPRMVQNGFKGKIYCTPPTKDLLEIMLRDSAHIQEMEAEWKSRKRSRRGKGRIDPLYTMDDVERTLELLTSVEYGAPFEPFPELSVCYRDAGHILGSAFIELCVKEDGKEFKVVFSGDLGRPDQLIVRDPSIIQDADYLFLESTYGDRNHKDEQLSRDELAEAIDWSYSHGEKVIIPAFAVERTQEVLYTLHILNKEGRLPQGMPVYVDSPMAIRATEVFRNHPEYYDNEALKIVDAGEDPLSTPNLHFTLGREESTAINASKGPGIVISASGMCNAGRIKHHLRHNLWKPGASVVFVGYQGKGTPGRKIVDGAKRIRILGDEIAVRAKIFTIGGFSAHAGQSQIMEWLEHFRTRTMKVFLVHGENSAQETLADLIRKKFGLEVHIPGYLDICTMEADEPMALSREADKAKPAVDWQDMLGRTNALVQKMEDLKKQMKGRSWEDQTELRDRLDAIHRELEDFISEV
- the coaD gene encoding pantetheine-phosphate adenylyltransferase; translation: MEEEKKREVIAVYPGTFDPLTNGHVSLVKRGLTIFDKVVVAVAQDTGKNSLFSFDERVEMAREVFADSPRVMVEGFSGLLVNYALKRGASVILRGLRAVSDFEYEFQMALMNRHLARPVQTVFLMTDYKWMYISSSIIRSVASLDGNVQGLIPNLIMPRVYAKFAELKERGELD